One segment of Amycolatopsis alba DSM 44262 DNA contains the following:
- a CDS encoding TetR/AcrR family transcriptional regulator has translation MKIQVDGRKARGEKRREEIIAAALRVIERDGVAGVTHRTVATEAGVPTASTTYHFSSLDDLLIATLISCARDMATEVYWMIDRARSRGSRGAEEVAGLLAEALGPRRGRTMAEYELYLLAARKPELRPAARRWLDVLTSMVRHDDEVAFRVFLAGIDGLLIQGLIDDEPPSADELRPVVDYLLKPR, from the coding sequence GTGAAGATCCAGGTCGACGGCCGGAAGGCCAGGGGCGAGAAGCGGCGCGAGGAGATCATCGCGGCCGCGCTGCGGGTGATCGAACGGGACGGCGTCGCCGGTGTCACGCATCGGACGGTCGCCACCGAGGCCGGCGTGCCGACGGCTTCGACGACGTATCACTTCTCCAGCCTCGACGACCTGCTGATCGCCACCCTCATCTCGTGCGCGAGGGATATGGCGACCGAGGTCTACTGGATGATCGACCGCGCCCGTTCGCGCGGCAGCCGCGGCGCGGAAGAGGTCGCCGGGCTGCTCGCGGAGGCGCTGGGCCCGCGGCGCGGGCGGACGATGGCGGAGTACGAGCTGTATCTGCTGGCCGCGCGCAAACCCGAGCTGCGGCCCGCCGCTCGGCGCTGGCTGGACGTGCTGACCTCGATGGTCCGGCACGACGACGAGGTCGCGTTCCGGGTGTTCCTCGCCGGTATCGACGGCCTGCTGATCCAGGGCCTCATCGACGACGAGCCGCCGTCCGCGGACGAGCTGCGGCCGGTGGTGGACTATCTGCTGAAACCTCGTTGA
- a CDS encoding DMT family transporter, producing MGAYLLLAFAIAAEVTATVSLKLSEGFSKVGPSIVVVAGYAFAFVALAYVLKAGVPVSVAYAIWAAAGVALVAAVGIVFFKEPVNFSVIAGLVLVVGGVVLIEAGSAH from the coding sequence ATGGGTGCGTACCTTCTCCTCGCTTTCGCCATCGCCGCCGAGGTGACGGCCACGGTCTCGCTGAAGCTCTCCGAGGGCTTCTCCAAGGTCGGACCGTCGATCGTCGTGGTGGCCGGATACGCCTTCGCGTTCGTCGCGCTCGCGTACGTTCTGAAGGCGGGCGTGCCGGTGAGCGTCGCCTACGCGATCTGGGCCGCGGCCGGTGTCGCCCTGGTGGCGGCCGTCGGGATCGTGTTCTTCAAGGAACCGGTCAACTTCTCCGTGATCGCCGGGCTGGTACTGGTCGTCGGCGGGGTCGTGTTGATCGAGGCAGGGAGCGCGCACTAA